The proteins below are encoded in one region of Listeria swaminathanii:
- a CDS encoding SDR family oxidoreductase, whose amino-acid sequence MTNKRVAFILGGSGGIGKAVVEKLVAQDYAVAVHYAGNKAKAEALVETIVTAGGEAISVGGDVADEAQMISAFDLIEAHFGGVDVVVNTAGIMKLSPIATLDMDEFDLIQRTNVRGTFVVSKQAALRVRTGGAIINFSTSVTRTNFPAYGAYVASKAAVESLTLILARELRGKDITVNAVAPGPTATPLFLTGKDEQTIENLAKATPLERLGQPDDIAETVAFLAGPARWVNGQVIFTNGGLA is encoded by the coding sequence ATGACAAATAAACGTGTTGCATTTATTTTAGGGGGTTCTGGCGGTATTGGTAAGGCGGTTGTTGAAAAATTAGTCGCGCAAGATTACGCGGTAGCTGTTCATTATGCTGGAAATAAGGCGAAAGCGGAGGCACTTGTCGAAACGATTGTGACAGCTGGTGGTGAAGCAATTAGTGTTGGTGGTGACGTTGCAGATGAAGCGCAGATGATTAGCGCTTTTGACTTAATCGAAGCTCATTTTGGCGGGGTTGATGTCGTCGTTAATACAGCCGGCATTATGAAATTAAGTCCGATTGCCACTTTAGATATGGACGAGTTTGACCTGATTCAGCGAACTAATGTCCGTGGCACTTTTGTTGTTTCCAAGCAGGCTGCCCTCAGAGTACGAACTGGTGGCGCAATTATTAATTTCTCCACTTCGGTAACCAGAACCAATTTTCCGGCGTATGGGGCTTATGTGGCTAGCAAGGCTGCGGTTGAGTCGCTCACTTTAATCCTCGCGCGCGAACTTCGTGGCAAAGATATTACCGTCAACGCAGTCGCTCCCGGCCCAACTGCCACCCCGTTATTCTTAACTGGGAAAGATGAGCAAACGATTGAAAACTTAGCAAAAGCAACACCACTCGAACGCCTCGGACAGCCGGATGATATTGCTGAAACTGTAGCCTTTTTAGCCGGACCTGCACGCTGGGTCAATGGGCAAGTCATCTTTACCAATGGCGGATTAGCTTAA
- a CDS encoding D-alanyl-D-alanine carboxypeptidase PBPD2 produces MKIHKLTWVLLIGLLLLSSCSAKQPDVYLSAKAAAVFSVENGKMLYEKNADKVMPIASLTKLMTAFLVLEAVDNKKLSWDEQLDLVRLDDPSAVSLYAITQKRTWSVRDLYSAMLVMSANDAAETLGDRLEGASFPQKMNNEAKKLGLSNKTKFVSASGLDVDGKMAVSTTKDLFLLSSQLISTHSEVLETTSKSSIITEEGAKLESTNDLIGAIQGLDGLKTGFTDEAGYCFIGTADRDGKRVISIVLGADTADKRFKDTEKLMAVGF; encoded by the coding sequence ATGAAAATACATAAACTTACTTGGGTGCTACTAATAGGGCTATTACTACTCTCATCGTGTTCCGCGAAGCAGCCAGACGTATATTTATCAGCCAAAGCTGCCGCGGTCTTTTCAGTCGAAAATGGCAAAATGTTATATGAAAAAAATGCTGATAAAGTTATGCCAATCGCAAGTTTAACAAAATTAATGACGGCTTTTTTAGTTCTTGAGGCTGTGGATAACAAAAAATTATCGTGGGATGAGCAACTTGATCTCGTTCGGCTCGATGATCCCTCTGCAGTTTCACTTTACGCTATTACACAAAAAAGAACGTGGTCGGTCAGGGATTTATATAGCGCGATGCTTGTCATGTCTGCAAATGATGCCGCCGAGACGTTAGGTGACCGTTTGGAAGGAGCGAGTTTCCCTCAAAAAATGAATAATGAGGCGAAAAAACTCGGATTGTCTAATAAAACCAAATTTGTCAGTGCCAGCGGGCTTGATGTTGATGGGAAAATGGCTGTTTCTACTACAAAAGATTTATTTTTGCTATCATCTCAATTAATTTCCACTCATTCTGAAGTGCTTGAAACAACTTCCAAGTCCAGCATCATAACCGAAGAAGGCGCCAAACTCGAATCAACCAACGACTTGATCGGTGCCATACAAGGGCTAGACGGGCTAAAAACAGGATTTACCGATGAAGCTGGGTATTGTTTTATTGGAACAGCTGATCGCGATGGAAAGCGTGTGATTTCCATTGTTTTGGGTGCGGATACTGCGGATAAACGGTTTAAGGATACAGAGAAGTTGATGGCGGTTGGGTTTTAG
- a CDS encoding TetR/AcrR family transcriptional regulator, translated as MARLSQEIILDMAEKIIYEKGMEKTTLYDIAGNLNVTHAALYKHYRNKEDLFQKLALRWLEETSREIFAWNSAAGQSPDDALHDWLCLLAGTKKKLYATDRKMFLLYTDYIEQNEALVKNHVEHLAQKVEEVSGRKEQGAAIITAFVYFHNPYFANRWEQEGHEELFERVWQLVK; from the coding sequence ATGGCGCGTTTATCACAAGAAATTATTTTGGATATGGCAGAGAAAATTATTTATGAAAAAGGGATGGAGAAAACGACTCTTTATGATATTGCGGGGAATTTGAACGTCACACATGCGGCGCTTTATAAGCATTACCGAAACAAGGAAGACTTATTTCAAAAATTGGCATTACGTTGGCTGGAGGAGACTTCACGGGAGATTTTCGCGTGGAATTCGGCGGCTGGACAATCACCGGACGATGCGCTTCACGATTGGCTCTGCCTCTTGGCTGGGACGAAGAAAAAACTGTATGCAACTGATCGGAAAATGTTTTTACTTTACACCGATTATATTGAACAAAATGAAGCATTAGTGAAGAATCATGTAGAGCATTTAGCGCAAAAAGTAGAGGAAGTTAGCGGGCGGAAGGAACAAGGCGCCGCGATTATAACGGCGTTTGTTTATTTTCACAATCCTTATTTTGCGAATCGTTGGGAGCAAGAGGGGCATGAGGAGTTATTTGAGCGTGTTTGGCAGTTGGTTAAGTGA
- a CDS encoding MFS transporter encodes MNQVKGERHSLMVLLVLFIGYTSVYVDKYTIGISLVTVSQDLGFDPSQKGLILSAFFLGYTLFQIPMGYLNNRIGARPVLAISIIVVGLFLIIFGFGYSLLFLVVIRFLSGALGHAGYPPSVSNYISLHIPLNKRGFAQSAMLASSGFAAFIGPLLIAQLLLTVGWRTTYYWIGIAVILIGFLILLVVPKAPKIDLSAQKEKIKVPFSELLKDKQLWILLLSALFINAANYGLTSWLASYLSEVRGISISEVSYISSLAGLCILIAGVVGGYFISRFFKGKEPMVIFTFCVLGAFTVYGVYLFDQLTLSIICLCLCNVFLIMAFTTLMGLPHKLFKQSHIATKYAAINSGGVLGGFFAPMIIGDLVKATNSYQSAFLFLAITLLMSGIIVLAIKKRAAISE; translated from the coding sequence ATGAATCAGGTAAAAGGAGAAAGGCATTCGTTAATGGTATTACTTGTTCTATTTATAGGCTATACCAGTGTATACGTGGACAAATACACTATCGGAATTTCGCTTGTAACTGTTTCTCAGGATTTGGGATTTGATCCGAGTCAGAAAGGTTTGATTTTAAGTGCTTTCTTTCTAGGTTATACGCTTTTTCAAATTCCGATGGGGTATTTAAATAATCGGATTGGCGCACGTCCTGTTCTTGCGATATCGATTATTGTTGTCGGGCTGTTTCTTATTATTTTTGGCTTTGGATATTCCTTGCTGTTTTTGGTTGTTATTCGTTTCTTGTCTGGGGCGCTCGGGCATGCGGGTTATCCGCCATCTGTCAGCAACTATATTTCTCTGCATATCCCTTTAAATAAGCGAGGTTTTGCGCAATCGGCAATGCTCGCGTCCTCTGGTTTTGCGGCCTTTATTGGTCCACTTTTAATCGCACAATTATTACTAACAGTAGGTTGGCGTACTACATATTATTGGATTGGTATTGCAGTAATTTTGATTGGATTTTTGATTTTACTAGTAGTACCAAAAGCGCCAAAAATCGATTTAAGCGCCCAAAAAGAAAAAATCAAAGTACCTTTCTCGGAACTTTTAAAAGACAAACAGTTGTGGATTCTGTTGCTATCAGCGCTATTTATCAATGCAGCAAATTATGGTTTAACAAGTTGGCTTGCTTCCTATTTGAGTGAAGTACGCGGGATTTCTATTAGCGAAGTGAGTTATATTAGTTCTTTAGCGGGACTCTGCATCTTAATCGCGGGCGTTGTTGGTGGCTATTTTATCAGTCGTTTTTTCAAAGGAAAAGAGCCAATGGTCATTTTCACGTTTTGCGTACTTGGAGCATTTACGGTTTACGGCGTGTACTTATTTGATCAACTGACGCTTTCGATTATTTGCTTGTGTTTATGTAATGTTTTCCTCATTATGGCCTTTACAACGCTGATGGGGCTGCCACACAAGTTATTTAAACAGAGCCACATTGCGACAAAATACGCGGCCATCAACTCGGGCGGGGTTTTAGGTGGATTTTTCGCACCGATGATTATTGGGGACTTGGTAAAGGCAACTAATTCTTATCAATCGGCTTTTCTATTCTTGGCGATAACTTTATTAATGTCAGGAATTATTGTTTTAGCGATAAAAAAACGAGCAGCAATTAGCGAATAA
- a CDS encoding M20 family metallopeptidase, producing the protein MRTKLMNMLEERKDEITQIRRHLHEHPELSFHEAETAKFIQDFYKGKDVEIATEVGNGHAVVVTIKGGKPGKTIALRADFDALPIEEETDLPFKSKNPGVMHACGHDGHTAYLLVLADCLIQLKENIPGTIKIVHQHAEEAPPGGAKSVVESGILDDVDQIFGIHVFPFGESGQVYYHSGYAMAGRTYFKLKIQGVGGHGSSPHMANDAIVAGAYFVTAIQTVVSRRLNPFDTGVITIGSFDGKGSFNVIKDSVELEGDVRYMNTENRDKMDAEIHRIVAGIEAMFGVSVELTYTNDYPPLYNDPAVTEQVIGSLQKGIGEYLTEISEYDMLSGSEDFAYYLQKIPGVFFYIGAKPKNVSHAYFNHHPKFDIDEDALLVAAKSVADVVLDYYKLNG; encoded by the coding sequence ATGCGTACCAAGTTAATGAACATGCTTGAGGAACGAAAAGATGAAATCACTCAGATTAGACGGCATTTGCACGAACATCCTGAATTATCGTTTCATGAAGCAGAAACAGCAAAATTCATTCAAGATTTTTACAAAGGAAAAGATGTAGAAATTGCAACGGAAGTAGGTAATGGCCACGCGGTCGTTGTAACGATCAAAGGCGGCAAACCCGGAAAAACAATTGCCTTGCGCGCCGATTTCGATGCACTTCCGATTGAAGAAGAAACCGATTTACCATTTAAATCTAAAAATCCTGGTGTGATGCACGCTTGTGGTCACGATGGACATACGGCTTATTTACTTGTGTTGGCAGATTGCTTAATCCAGCTGAAAGAAAATATTCCTGGAACGATTAAAATTGTGCATCAACATGCCGAAGAAGCACCACCCGGCGGAGCGAAAAGCGTTGTCGAGTCTGGTATTTTGGATGATGTGGACCAAATTTTTGGGATTCATGTATTTCCTTTTGGCGAAAGTGGGCAGGTATATTATCATAGTGGCTACGCGATGGCCGGTCGTACCTATTTTAAATTAAAAATTCAAGGTGTTGGTGGGCACGGCTCGTCTCCGCATATGGCGAATGACGCGATTGTTGCGGGTGCGTATTTTGTGACAGCCATTCAAACGGTCGTGAGCAGACGCTTGAACCCATTTGATACGGGTGTTATAACGATTGGTTCTTTTGACGGAAAAGGTAGCTTTAATGTAATTAAGGATTCGGTTGAGTTAGAAGGCGACGTTCGTTACATGAATACCGAAAATCGGGACAAAATGGATGCGGAAATCCACCGAATTGTTGCTGGTATTGAGGCGATGTTTGGCGTAAGCGTGGAATTAACGTATACAAACGATTATCCGCCACTTTATAATGATCCAGCAGTAACGGAACAAGTTATTGGTAGCTTGCAAAAAGGGATTGGCGAGTACTTAACAGAAATCTCTGAATATGATATGCTTTCAGGGTCAGAAGATTTTGCATATTATCTACAAAAAATCCCGGGCGTCTTCTTCTACATTGGTGCAAAGCCAAAAAATGTCTCACATGCATATTTTAATCATCATCCGAAATTCGACATTGATGAAGATGCGTTGTTAGTTGCAGCTAAATCAGTTGCAGACGTTGTGTTAGATTATTATAAATTAAATGGATAA
- the mnmE gene encoding tRNA uridine-5-carboxymethylaminomethyl(34) synthesis GTPase MnmE, whose protein sequence is MEFDTIAAISTPPGEGAIAIIRLSGPEAIQIADRIFYAKNSLSDAESHTIHYGHIKEDGEVIEEVMATVMRAPRTFTREDVVEINAHGGIVSVNRVLQLLLRNGANLAEPGEFTKRAFLNGRIDLSQAEAVMDLIRAKTDRAMGVAIRQMDGNLSRLIRNLRQEILDALAQVEVNIDYPEYDDVEEMTQRMLLEKTELVRASVEQLLQTASQGKILREGLATAIIGRPNVGKSSLLNQLIQEEKAIVTDIAGTTRDIIEEYVNVRGVPLRLIDTAGIRETEDIVEKIGVERSRKALADADFILLVLNQNEELTVEDEALFEAAAGHNYVVVLNKTDLETKLDIEKVREIAGGNPIVATSLVNDEGLEALEEAIKTLFFAGDIDAGDATYVSNVRHIALLHQALDALNAVTTGIQLGMPVDIVQIDMTRAWDLLGEITGDSVQDELLDQLFNQFCLGK, encoded by the coding sequence ATGGAATTTGATACTATTGCTGCAATCTCAACACCGCCGGGAGAAGGGGCCATTGCTATTATTCGATTAAGCGGTCCAGAGGCGATTCAGATAGCGGATCGTATTTTTTATGCCAAAAATAGTTTAAGTGATGCGGAAAGTCACACCATTCATTATGGTCATATAAAAGAAGACGGCGAAGTGATTGAGGAAGTGATGGCCACAGTAATGCGTGCCCCGCGGACTTTCACACGGGAAGATGTCGTCGAAATAAATGCTCATGGCGGAATCGTTTCCGTGAATCGCGTATTGCAATTGTTACTTCGAAATGGCGCTAACCTAGCTGAACCAGGCGAGTTCACAAAGCGCGCATTTTTAAATGGAAGAATCGATTTATCACAAGCAGAGGCCGTGATGGATTTAATTCGCGCCAAGACAGACCGGGCGATGGGCGTTGCAATTAGACAAATGGACGGAAATCTTTCACGTTTAATTCGCAATTTGCGCCAAGAAATTTTGGATGCACTCGCGCAAGTCGAGGTAAATATCGACTATCCCGAATACGACGATGTAGAGGAAATGACCCAGCGAATGCTACTGGAAAAAACAGAACTAGTTCGCGCTTCCGTCGAGCAACTTTTACAAACAGCCAGCCAAGGGAAAATCCTCCGCGAAGGCTTAGCAACAGCAATTATCGGTCGACCAAACGTCGGAAAATCTTCCTTGCTTAACCAACTAATTCAAGAAGAAAAAGCGATTGTGACAGATATTGCTGGTACGACACGAGATATTATAGAAGAATACGTCAACGTCCGCGGCGTCCCATTACGTTTAATAGACACAGCTGGAATCCGCGAAACAGAAGATATCGTCGAAAAAATCGGCGTAGAACGGTCCAGAAAAGCGCTAGCGGATGCGGACTTTATCCTGTTAGTATTAAATCAAAATGAAGAGTTAACAGTGGAAGATGAAGCGTTATTTGAAGCGGCGGCAGGCCATAATTATGTCGTTGTTTTAAATAAAACTGATTTGGAAACAAAGCTTGATATAGAGAAAGTGCGTGAAATCGCAGGTGGAAACCCGATTGTCGCGACCTCTTTAGTGAACGATGAAGGTTTAGAGGCTTTAGAAGAAGCAATTAAAACCCTATTTTTTGCTGGTGATATTGATGCTGGCGATGCAACTTATGTGTCGAATGTCCGCCATATTGCGCTCCTTCATCAAGCACTGGATGCGTTAAATGCCGTTACAACAGGAATTCAGCTTGGCATGCCGGTGGATATTGTCCAGATTGATATGACTCGCGCATGGGATTTACTAGGCGAAATTACTGGTGATTCTGTCCAGGATGAATTACTCGATCAGCTGTTTAACCAATTTTGCCTTGGAAAATGA